The Desulfuromonas acetoxidans DSM 684 DNA window CGACCTCGGCACGGCCATGATGTTGATGTTTATCGGTGTCACCATGGCACTGTTCTCCGGGATTCGCCGCTCAGCCCTGATGGTTCTCAGTGTCAGCGGCATTCTGGCGATGGTCGGCGGCTGGTTTCTACTCCATGGCTACCAGAAAGACCGCATTCGCACCTTTCTTAACCCGGAACGCGACCCTCTGGGGACCGGCTATCATATTATTCAATCAAAAATCGCCGTCGGCAGCGGTGGTTTCTGGGGCAAAGGCTTTATGCAGGGCACCCAGTCGCAACTGTCGTTTCTTCCGGAGCGGCATACAGATTTTGCTTTTTCAGTCTTTGCCGAAGAGTGGGGGTTGATCGGTTCGCTGTTATTGCTGGCGCTCTATCTGATGATCGTGTTGTGGGGCATCATGATCGCCCGCAAGGCCGGTTCCAGCTTCGGTATGTATCTGGGCATCGGCGTCACCGCCATGATTTTCTGGCACATCATTGTCAACCTGGGTATGGTGATCGGCCTGCTACCAGTGGTTGGCGTCCCGCTCCCCCTGTTCTCCTATGGCGGCACCAGTATGGTGACAACCATGATCGGCACCGGCCTGCTACTTAATATCAGCATGCGCCGCTTCATGTTTTAACGCTTACTCTTCTCAACTTGCCTTAAAGATTAAAATGAAATAACATTGCGGCGTCTATTTCTCTTCTCCTCGTCCGCAAGGTAGGTTCATGCTGCACTCATACCGTCAGCTGGGAAGCTGGCTCCTGCTGTTAAGCTACAGCCTGGGGTTG harbors:
- the rodA gene encoding rod shape-determining protein RodA — its product is MFDRRLVSNIDWILLGLVLTAAGIGIMNLYSSTSTWNMTATPIYLKQIYWLGLGLLIAFAVALFDYRHLEYLGIYGYIGCVSLLAGVLLFGKTSMGATRWIDLGVFNLQPSEITKLVLIIALAAYFSRNEQPNGYSLRELWAPGLLLGTPVLLIMKQPDLGTAMMLMFIGVTMALFSGIRRSALMVLSVSGILAMVGGWFLLHGYQKDRIRTFLNPERDPLGTGYHIIQSKIAVGSGGFWGKGFMQGTQSQLSFLPERHTDFAFSVFAEEWGLIGSLLLLALYLMIVLWGIMIARKAGSSFGMYLGIGVTAMIFWHIIVNLGMVIGLLPVVGVPLPLFSYGGTSMVTTMIGTGLLLNISMRRFMF